GCGGTGGCCGACGGCCCGCATTCGGTGATCCTCAATCAAGTCACCTACGGCATCGCCATCCGCATGGCCGTGCTGTCGATGGCCATGAGCGGGCAAACAGCGCAACGTCAATTCGAGCAGGAGAACGCCCAGTGAAGCTCAGCATTCTCGGCGCCCGCGTCATCGATCCAAGCAGCGGCCTGGATCAAATCACCGACATCCACGTTGAAGCCTGCAAGATCGTCGCCCTCGGCGCCGCACCGGCCGGTTTCACCGCTGTGGAAACCATCGACGCCAGCGGTCTGGTTGCAGCACCGGGCCTGGTCGACCTTAACGTGGCTCTGCGCGAGCCGGGCTACAGCCGCAAAGGCAGCATCGCCAGCGAAACCCGCGCAGCGGCGGCCGGCGGCGTGACCAGTCTGTGCTGCCCGCCGAAGACCAAACCGGTGCTCGACACCTCGGCCGTGGCCGAACTGATCCTCGACCGCGCCCGTGAGGCCGGCAACACCAAAGTGTTCCCGATTGGCGCACTGAGCAAAGGCCTGGACGGCGAGCAACTGGCCGAACTGGTGGCGCTGCGCGACGCCGGTTGTGTGGCGTTCGGCAACGGTCTGGAGAGTTTCCGCAACACCCGCACCCTGTGCCGGGCGCTGGAATACGCGGCGACCTTCGACCTGACAGTGATTTTCAATTCGCAGGATCACGATCTGGCGGATGGCGGTCTGGCCCATGAAGGCGCGGTCGCCAGTTTCCTCGGCCTGCCGGGGATTCCGGAAACCGCGGAAACCGTGGCTCTGGCTCGCGATCTGCTGCTGGTCGAGCAGACCGGCGTGCGCGCGCACTTCAGCCAACTGACCAGCGCGCGCGGCGTGGCCCTGATCGCTCAGGCGCAGGCCCGTGGTTTGAAGGTGACGGCGGATGTCGCGCTGTATCAGTTGATCCTCACCGATGAAGCGCTGATCGACTTCAGCAGCCTGTATCACGTGCAACCGCCGCTGCGCACCCGCGCCGACCGCGACGGCCTGCGTGAAGCGGTGAAGTCCGGGGTGATTTCGGCGATCTCCAGCCATCACCAGCCGCACGAACGCGACGCCAAACTGGCACCGTTCGGCGCGACCGAGCCGGGCATCAGCAGTGTGGAGTTGCTGCTGCCGCTGGCGATGACGCTGGTTGAGGATGGTTTGCTGGATCTGCCGACCCTGCTGGCGCGCCTGAGTGCCGGGCCTGCGGATGCACTGCGTCTGCCGGCGGGCAAACTGGCGGTGGGCGGTGCGGCGGATATCGTACTGTTCGATCCGAAGGCGTCCACCGTGGCCGGTGAAGGCTGGCTGTCGAAGGGCGAGAACTGCCCGTTCCTTGGGCACACCCTGCCGGGTGTGGTTCGCTACACCTTGGTGGATGGGCGGATCAGTCACCAGGCGTAACCGGCTGCTGAGGGACATTGTGGCGAGGGGATTTATCCCCGATGGGCTGCGCAGCAGCCCTCAATCTACAACCGCGGTGATTCAGTTCCTCCGCGGTTGAATGTTTTAGGGCCGCTACGCGCCCCATCGGGGATAAATCCCCTCGCCACAGGTTACTGAAAGGCGCCGCGATTCTGCGCGTTACGCACCGAGACCTGATCATTCAGTGTCCAGAAGTCATACAGCACACCAATAAAGAACAACCCGCCGGTCAGCAGATACAGCAACCCGCTGATCCACTTGCCCTGGTACATCCGGTGCACGCCGAAAACGCCCAGGAACGTCAGCAGAATCCACGCCACGTTATATTCGATCGGCCCTGCGGTGAAGCGCAGATCCGCCTCGCGATCCATTGCCGGGATCAGGAACACGTCGATCAGCCAGCCAATGCCCAGCAGACCGAAGGTGAAGAACCAGATCGTCCCGGTCACCGGCTTGCCGTAATAGAAGCGGTGAGCGCCGGTGAAACCAAAAATCCACAGCAGATAACCGATGATTTTGCTGTGCGTATCCTGCGGTGCAGCAACCTGCTGATAGCGGTTCATGAAGACCTCGATTCACTCGATAGATAAATTTTCTTTAATTCTTTGTGACTTTTTTACATGTAGCCGACGTACGGCAAATGTTACCGTGTCGTCCGTCAAAGCCTTATAGCACCGGACTTCTGTCCGACAATTGCGTCCGTTTGCCGCTTGTTTGGTTCCGTTGCCCTCCGATGGAATCGACCAACGGCCTCGGAAGGGACAAAAAAGCTGTTATAAAGTTGCGCGCTAACACATAAGAGCCACGCCTAATGCGACCATTTTTCAAGACATGGCTAACTATTTGCCTATTAATGCCACTGGCCGCCCACGCCACCAATCGTGAGCAACGTCTTCCCAACGTTAACGGTTTCACCCCTAAATCCCATGCTTCGGCTCCTTCGAGCAAGAGCAGCAAACAAACGAAACACACCACGCTCGCCAGCAAGAATCACGGCAAGCTGGTTCCACCGATGGCCAACAAGGAAAGCAGCAACGTCCTGAGCCGTGCGGTGAACGTCCTCGGTACTCCCTACCGTTGGGGCGGCAGCAGCCCAAGTAAAGGGTTCGATTGCAGTGGTCTGGTGAAATATGCGTTCAACGACGCCACATTCGACCTGCCACGCACCTCCAACGCGATGGCCAGCGGGCATGGCGAGAAAGTCGAACGCAAGGATCTGAAGCCGGGCGACCTGATTTTCTTCAACATCAAGAGCCGTCGGGTCAACCACGTTGCCATCTACCTGGGCAACGACCGCTTCATCCACGCCCCGCGCCGTGGCAAAGCGGTGAGCATCGATACGCTGAACAAGCCGTACTGGGAACAGCATTACGTGGTTGCCAAGCGTGTGCTGCCGAAAGAACCGGCTGGCAAACAGATGCGCGTGGTTCAGCGCTGAGTCGACTGATCCGGAATCTGCTCAAGCAGTACTGACCCCTTCGCGAGCAAGCCCGCTCCCACATTGGAATGCATTCGAATGTGGGAGCGGGCTTGCTCGCGAAGAGGCCAGTGAAAGCAACACAAGCCTCTCTTAAAAATTATCCGGCGTACGCGCCTTTTCCCGCGCATGCTCGCGGCTGATCAAGCCCTTGGTCACCAGCTCCTTCAGGCACATGTCGAGTGTCTGCATCCCCAACGACCCGCCGGTCTGAATCGCCGAATACATTTGCGCCACCTTGTCCTCGCGGATCAGGTTCCGGATCGCCGATGTTCCCAGCATGATCTCGTGGGCTGCCACCCGCCCGCCGCCGATCTTCTTGATCAGCGTCTGCGACACCACCGCCAGCAATGACTCGGACAGCATCGAACGCACCATGGACTTCTCGTCGCCCGGGAACACATCGACAACACGGTCGATGGTCTTGGCGGCCGACGTCGTGTGCAGCGTGCCGAACACCAGATGCCCGGTTTCAGCGGCAGTCAGTGCGAGGCGAATGGTTTCCAGGTCGCGCATCTCGCCAACCAGAATCACGTCCGGGTCTTCGCGCAGTGCCGAGCGCAGCGCCGTGGCAAAGCTGCGGGTATCGCGATGGACTTCGCGCTGATTGATCAGGCACTTGCGCGATTCGTGGACGAATTCGATCGGGTCTTCGATGGTGAGGATATGGTGATGGCGATGGGTATTGAGGTAATCGATCATCGCCGCCAGCGTGGTGGATTTGCCGGACCCGGTCGGCCCGGTCACCAGCACCAGCCCGCGCGGCGCATCGGTGATCTTGCGAAAGACATCGCCCATGCCGAGGTCTTCCATGCTCAGCACTTTCGAGGGAATGGTGCGGAACACCGCGCCGGCGCCCCGGTTCTGGTTGAACGCGTTGACCCGAAAGCGCGCCACGCCGGGGACTTCGAACGAGAAATCCGTTTCGAGGTGTTTCTCGAAGTCGACCCGCTGGGTGTCGTTCATGATGTCGTAGATCAATTCGTGCACTTGCTTGTGATCCAGCGCCGGCAGATTGATCCGCCGCACATCGCCATCGACGCGGATCATCGGCGGCAGACCGGCCGACAGGTGCAGGTCGGAAGCGCCCTGTTTGGCGCTGAACGCCAGCAGTTCAGTGATATCCATAGCGTCCCTCAATTCCAGTAGAATGCCGCGAACCTTCAGACCGCCGGCGCCTCTTGATGTCCACGATAGCAGACAACATTCTTCAGGTTAGTTCGCGTATCCAGGCAGCGGCCAAAGCTGCAAACCGCGATGAACACAGCATCCAGTTGCTGGCCGTGAGCAAGACCAAACCGGCGCAGGCCCTGCGTGAAGCCTACGCCGCCGGCCTGCGTGACTTCGGCGAGAACTATCTGCAGGAAGCCTTGGGCAAACAGCTCGAACTGGCCGACCTGCCCTTGATCTGGCACTTCATCGGCCCCATTCAATCGAACAAGACTCGCGCCATTGCCGAGCATTTCGACTGGGTGCACTCCGTGGATCGCCTGAAAATCGCCCAACGCCTGTCCGAGCAGCGCCCGGCCGAGCTACCGCCGCTGAACATCTGCATTCAGGTCAACGTCAGTGGTGAGGCGAGCAAGTCCGGCTGCACCCCGGCCGACCTGCCGGCGCTGGCCGAGGCCATCAGCGCCCTGCCCCGATTGAAACTGCGCGGGCTGATGGCGATTCCCGAGCCGACCGAAGATCGCGCCGAACAAGACGCCGCTTTTGCTGCCGTGCAACGTTTGCAGGCCAGCCTGAATCTGCCGCTCGACACACTTTCCATGGGCATGAGCCACGACCTCGAGTCGGCCATCGTTCAAGGCGCCACTTGGGTGCGGATCGGTACCGCCCTGTTTGGCGCCAGAGATTACGGTCAGCAATGACCGACAGCCATCTGAAAAAGGACCTGACATGAGCAACACACGCATTGCCTTTATCGGTGCCGGCAACATGGCCGCCAGCCTGATCGGCGGCCTGCGGGCCAAGGGTCTGCAAGCCAGCCAGATTCGCGCCAGCGATCCGGGCGAAGAGACCCGAACGCGCGTCAGCGCCGAACACGGCATCGAAACCTTCGCCGACAACGCCCAGGCCATCGACGGTGTCGACGTGATCGTGCTGGCGGTCAAGCCACAGGCGATGAAAGCCGTGTGCGAAGCCATCCGTCCAAGCCTGAAACCGCAGCAACTGGTGGTGTCGATCGCAGCCGGCATCACCTGCGCGAGCATGACTGCTTGGCTCGGCGAGCAGCCGATCGTGCGCTGCATGCCGAACACCCCGGCGCTGCTGCGTCAGGGCGTCAGCGGTTTGTACGCCACCAGCGAAGTGACTGCCGAACAGCGTCAGCAGGCTGAAGAGCTGCTGTCCGCCGTGGGCATTGCGCTGTGGCTGGACGAAGAGCAGCAACTCGATGCCGTGACCGCCGTCTCCGGTTCCGGCCCGGCGTACTTCTTCCTGCTGATCGAAGCGATGACCGCTGCTGGCGTCAAACTCGGCCTGCCAAAGGAAATCGCCGAGCAACTGACCCTGCAAACGGCGCTGGGCGCCTCGCACATGGCGGTATCCAGCGATGTCGACGCTGCCGAGCTGCGCCGCCGCGTGACGTCGCCAAATGGCACCACAGAGGCCGCGATCAAATCATTCCAGGCTAATGGCTTCGAAGCCCTGGTGGAAAAAGCACTCGGCGCCGCCGCGCACCGCTCGGCCGAAATGGCCGAACAACTGGGCAAATAAGGAGCCTTACATGATTGGATTGAACACCGCAGCGGTTTACGTGCTGCAAACCCTCGGCAGCCTGTACCTGCTGATCGTGCTGTTGCGCTTCGTCCTGCAACTGGTGCGCGCGAACTTCTACAACCCGCTGTGCCAGTTCGTGGTCAAGGCCACCCAGCCGCTGCTCAAGCCGCTGCGCCGGATCATCCCGAGCCTGTTCGGCCTGGATATGTCATCGCTGGTGCTGGCAATTCTGGTGCAACTGGCCTTGATGGCCCTGACCCTGCTGCTGACCTACGGCACCACCGGTAACCCGCTGCAGCTGTTCATCTGGTCGATCATCGGCGTGACCGCGCTGTTCCTGAAGATCTTCTTCTTCGCCCTGATCATCAGCGTGATCCTGTCGTGGGTCGCCCCAGGCAGCCACAACCCGGGCGCTGAACTGGTCAACCAGATCTGCGAGCCGGCGCTGGCACCGTTCCGCAAGATTCTGCCGAACCTCGGCGGTCTGGACCTGTCGCCGATCTTCGCCTTCCTCGCGCTGAAGCTGATCGACATGCTGGTGATCAACAATCTGGCGGCGATGACGATGATGCCGGAAATCCTGCGCCTGCTGATGTGAGCTGGTTTCGCTGGGACGGGGACGATTTGATCCTCGAATGTCATCTGCAACCGGCAGCCCGCAGCGATGATTTCGCCGGGCTGCACGGTGACCGCCTGAAGATCCGCCTCACCGCGCCGCCGGTCGAGGGCAAGGCCAATGCGTATCTGATGGGCTTTCTGGCCAAGGCGTTTGGGGTGTCCAAGAGTCAGGTCAGTTTGCTCAGTGGCGAGTTGAACCGGCAGAAACGGGTGAAGATCTGTGCGCCGAAGAAGCTGCCGGAGTTGCCAGGGTTGTTTGGGCGCTTGTCTTGAGTTTTGCGGCGTCTGTACCCCTCACCCCAGCCCTCTCCCCCTGGAGAGGGAGCCGATCCAGGGTGTTTTCAGAAACTGAGTTCAGCCCGGATAGATCAGGTCGGTGTAGCTCAAAAGAACACCTCGGTCGGTCCCCTCTACCTCTGGGAGAGGGCTAGGGTGAGGGCCGCTTGCCGCTAACCCCCCCGGTCTTTAGACTTACGCCTCATTTCAACGAGAGCAGGGTCGATGCCAGCTGCCTTTCCCCCCGATTCTGTTGGTCTGGTGACGCCGCAAACGGCGCACTTCAGTGAACCTCTGGCTCTGGCCTGTGGCCGTTCGCTGCCTGCCTACGACCTGATCTACGAAACCTACGGCACGCTGAACGCGCAAGCGAGCAACGCCGTGCTGATCTGCCACGCCTTGTCTGGTCATCATCACGCTGCCGGCTATCACAGCCCCGACGACCGCAAGCCCGGTTGGTGGGACAGTTGCATCGGCCCCGGCAAACCGATCGACACCAACAAGTTCTTCGTGGTCAGCCTGAACAATCTGGGCGGCTGCAACGGCTCCACCGGCCCGAGCAGTATCAACCCGGAGACCGGCAAGCCGTTCGGAGCCGATTTCCCGGTGCTCACCGTCGAAGACTGGGTGCACAGTCAGGCGCGTCTGGCCGATCGGCTCGCCATCCGCCAGTTCGCCGCCGTGATCGGCGGCAGCCTCGGCGGCATGCAGGCCTTGCAGTGGACCATCACTTACCCGGATCGCGTGCGCCACTGCCTGGCCATCGCCTCGGCGCCCAAGCTGTCGGCGCAGAACATCGCCTTCAACGAAGTGGCGCGCCAGGCGATCCTTACCGACCCGGAATTCCACGGCGGTTCGTTCCAGGAACAAGGGGTGATCCCCAAGCGCGGGCTGATGCTGGCGCGGATGGTCGGGCACATCACCTACCTGTCCGACGACTCGATGGGCGAGAAATTCGGCCGCGGCCTGAAGAGCGAAAAGCTCAACTACGACTTCCACAGTGTCGAGTTCCAGGTCGAAAGCTACCTGCGCTATCAGGGTGAAGAATTCTCCGGGCGTTTCGATGCCAACACTTACCTATTGATGACAAAGGCACTGGACTACTTCGATCCGGCGGCGAACTTCGACGATAACCTGGCGAAAACTTTCGAAAACGCCACCGCCAAGTTCTGCGTGATGTCGTTCACCACCGACTGGCGCTTCTCCCCGGCTCGCTCGCGAGAACTGGTGGACGCACTGATGGCAGCACGCAAAGACGTCAGCTACCTGGAAATCGACGCGCCACAGGGCCACGACGCCTTCCTGATTCCGATCCCGCGCTATCTGCAGGCGTTCGGCAATTACATGAACCGAATTACGGTGTGAACAAGCCATGAGAGCTGATCTGGAAATCATCCAGGAATGGATCCCCGCCGGCAGCCGCGTGCTCGACCTCGGTTGCGGCGACGGCGAACTGCTGACCTGGCTGCGCGACAACAAGAACGTCACCGGTTATGGCCTGGAAAACGACGCCGACAACATCGCCGAGTGCGTGGCCAAGGGCATCAACGTCATCGAGCAGGACCTGGACAAGGGGCTGGGCAACTTCGCCAGCAACAGTTTCGACATCGTCGTCATGACCCAGGCCCTGCAAGCCGTGCACTACCCGGACAAGATCCTCGACGAGATGCTGCGGGTCGGTCGTCAGTGCATCATCACCTTCCCCAACTTCGGCCACTGGCGCTGCCGCTGGTATCTGGCAAGCAAGGGCCGGATGCCGGTCTCCGAGTTTCTGCCGTACACCTGGTACAACACGCCGAACATTCACTTCTGCACCTTCGAAGATTTTGAAGAACTTTGTCGCGAACGTGATGCGAAGGTCATTGATCGGCTTGCCGTGGATCAACAGCACCGTCACGGGTGGGCCAGTAAGCTATGGCCTAATCTGTTAGGTGAGATTGGTATCTACCGCGTCAGCAGCCCGGTGCTTGCAGATCATCGGGTCGCGGTCTGAACCACGACATTTCGAGGAGAACGATCATGGGTCGCTTGATTACTGTGCTATTGGCCGCCTGCCTGAGTCTGTCGGCGG
The Pseudomonas fluorescens genome window above contains:
- a CDS encoding dihydroorotase, giving the protein MKLSILGARVIDPSSGLDQITDIHVEACKIVALGAAPAGFTAVETIDASGLVAAPGLVDLNVALREPGYSRKGSIASETRAAAAGGVTSLCCPPKTKPVLDTSAVAELILDRAREAGNTKVFPIGALSKGLDGEQLAELVALRDAGCVAFGNGLESFRNTRTLCRALEYAATFDLTVIFNSQDHDLADGGLAHEGAVASFLGLPGIPETAETVALARDLLLVEQTGVRAHFSQLTSARGVALIAQAQARGLKVTADVALYQLILTDEALIDFSSLYHVQPPLRTRADRDGLREAVKSGVISAISSHHQPHERDAKLAPFGATEPGISSVELLLPLAMTLVEDGLLDLPTLLARLSAGPADALRLPAGKLAVGGAADIVLFDPKASTVAGEGWLSKGENCPFLGHTLPGVVRYTLVDGRISHQA
- a CDS encoding NINE protein, yielding MNRYQQVAAPQDTHSKIIGYLLWIFGFTGAHRFYYGKPVTGTIWFFTFGLLGIGWLIDVFLIPAMDREADLRFTAGPIEYNVAWILLTFLGVFGVHRMYQGKWISGLLYLLTGGLFFIGVLYDFWTLNDQVSVRNAQNRGAFQ
- a CDS encoding C40 family peptidase; this translates as MRPFFKTWLTICLLMPLAAHATNREQRLPNVNGFTPKSHASAPSSKSSKQTKHTTLASKNHGKLVPPMANKESSNVLSRAVNVLGTPYRWGGSSPSKGFDCSGLVKYAFNDATFDLPRTSNAMASGHGEKVERKDLKPGDLIFFNIKSRRVNHVAIYLGNDRFIHAPRRGKAVSIDTLNKPYWEQHYVVAKRVLPKEPAGKQMRVVQR
- a CDS encoding type IV pilus twitching motility protein PilT, which codes for MDITELLAFSAKQGASDLHLSAGLPPMIRVDGDVRRINLPALDHKQVHELIYDIMNDTQRVDFEKHLETDFSFEVPGVARFRVNAFNQNRGAGAVFRTIPSKVLSMEDLGMGDVFRKITDAPRGLVLVTGPTGSGKSTTLAAMIDYLNTHRHHHILTIEDPIEFVHESRKCLINQREVHRDTRSFATALRSALREDPDVILVGEMRDLETIRLALTAAETGHLVFGTLHTTSAAKTIDRVVDVFPGDEKSMVRSMLSESLLAVVSQTLIKKIGGGRVAAHEIMLGTSAIRNLIREDKVAQMYSAIQTGGSLGMQTLDMCLKELVTKGLISREHAREKARTPDNF
- a CDS encoding YggS family pyridoxal phosphate-dependent enzyme, with protein sequence MSTIADNILQVSSRIQAAAKAANRDEHSIQLLAVSKTKPAQALREAYAAGLRDFGENYLQEALGKQLELADLPLIWHFIGPIQSNKTRAIAEHFDWVHSVDRLKIAQRLSEQRPAELPPLNICIQVNVSGEASKSGCTPADLPALAEAISALPRLKLRGLMAIPEPTEDRAEQDAAFAAVQRLQASLNLPLDTLSMGMSHDLESAIVQGATWVRIGTALFGARDYGQQ
- the proC gene encoding pyrroline-5-carboxylate reductase, encoding MSNTRIAFIGAGNMAASLIGGLRAKGLQASQIRASDPGEETRTRVSAEHGIETFADNAQAIDGVDVIVLAVKPQAMKAVCEAIRPSLKPQQLVVSIAAGITCASMTAWLGEQPIVRCMPNTPALLRQGVSGLYATSEVTAEQRQQAEELLSAVGIALWLDEEQQLDAVTAVSGSGPAYFFLLIEAMTAAGVKLGLPKEIAEQLTLQTALGASHMAVSSDVDAAELRRRVTSPNGTTEAAIKSFQANGFEALVEKALGAAAHRSAEMAEQLGK
- a CDS encoding YggT family protein, which codes for MIGLNTAAVYVLQTLGSLYLLIVLLRFVLQLVRANFYNPLCQFVVKATQPLLKPLRRIIPSLFGLDMSSLVLAILVQLALMALTLLLTYGTTGNPLQLFIWSIIGVTALFLKIFFFALIISVILSWVAPGSHNPGAELVNQICEPALAPFRKILPNLGGLDLSPIFAFLALKLIDMLVINNLAAMTMMPEILRLLM
- a CDS encoding DUF167 domain-containing protein, with the protein product MSWFRWDGDDLILECHLQPAARSDDFAGLHGDRLKIRLTAPPVEGKANAYLMGFLAKAFGVSKSQVSLLSGELNRQKRVKICAPKKLPELPGLFGRLS
- the metX gene encoding homoserine O-succinyltransferase MetX, translating into MPAAFPPDSVGLVTPQTAHFSEPLALACGRSLPAYDLIYETYGTLNAQASNAVLICHALSGHHHAAGYHSPDDRKPGWWDSCIGPGKPIDTNKFFVVSLNNLGGCNGSTGPSSINPETGKPFGADFPVLTVEDWVHSQARLADRLAIRQFAAVIGGSLGGMQALQWTITYPDRVRHCLAIASAPKLSAQNIAFNEVARQAILTDPEFHGGSFQEQGVIPKRGLMLARMVGHITYLSDDSMGEKFGRGLKSEKLNYDFHSVEFQVESYLRYQGEEFSGRFDANTYLLMTKALDYFDPAANFDDNLAKTFENATAKFCVMSFTTDWRFSPARSRELVDALMAARKDVSYLEIDAPQGHDAFLIPIPRYLQAFGNYMNRITV
- the metW gene encoding methionine biosynthesis protein MetW; this encodes MRADLEIIQEWIPAGSRVLDLGCGDGELLTWLRDNKNVTGYGLENDADNIAECVAKGINVIEQDLDKGLGNFASNSFDIVVMTQALQAVHYPDKILDEMLRVGRQCIITFPNFGHWRCRWYLASKGRMPVSEFLPYTWYNTPNIHFCTFEDFEELCRERDAKVIDRLAVDQQHRHGWASKLWPNLLGEIGIYRVSSPVLADHRVAV